A part of Melittangium boletus DSM 14713 genomic DNA contains:
- a CDS encoding DODA-type extradiol aromatic ring-opening family dioxygenase gives MDHEDEEGVTRRAALVGGLAGAAGLAALANGQRSSESESKSERMPVVFMPHGGGPWPFVDIGFNDPKEFSALSGYLQSVRTLPKTAPKALLVISAHWEEAVPTVMTSERPPILYDYYGFPPASYQITWPAPGHPQLAARVRELLGAAGFETASDSRRGYDHGTFIPLKLTYPDADVPTVQLSLKQGLDPEEHLAMGRALAPLRDEGVFIIGSGMSYHNLRAGFGPRTHRAAEAFDVWLRETAVLEAKERDARLVQWDKAPAGRQSHPREEHLLPLMVIAGAAGADRGSIAYNGTFLGTPLSAVHFA, from the coding sequence ATGGATCACGAGGATGAAGAGGGAGTCACGCGGCGCGCGGCGCTGGTGGGCGGACTGGCTGGAGCCGCGGGGCTCGCCGCGCTGGCGAACGGGCAGCGCTCCTCGGAGAGCGAGTCCAAGAGCGAGCGCATGCCCGTCGTCTTCATGCCGCACGGCGGAGGACCGTGGCCTTTCGTCGACATCGGCTTCAATGATCCAAAGGAGTTCTCCGCCCTGAGCGGCTACCTCCAGTCCGTGCGGACCCTGCCGAAAACCGCGCCCAAGGCGCTCCTGGTCATCTCGGCGCACTGGGAGGAGGCGGTGCCCACGGTCATGACCAGCGAACGCCCGCCCATCCTCTACGACTACTACGGCTTCCCGCCCGCCTCGTACCAGATCACCTGGCCCGCGCCGGGCCACCCCCAACTGGCGGCGCGCGTGAGGGAATTGCTCGGGGCGGCGGGGTTCGAGACGGCCAGCGATTCACGGCGCGGCTACGATCACGGCACCTTCATTCCGCTCAAGCTGACCTACCCGGACGCGGATGTCCCGACGGTCCAACTGTCGCTCAAGCAGGGGCTGGATCCCGAGGAGCACCTGGCGATGGGACGCGCGCTCGCGCCGCTGCGCGACGAGGGCGTGTTCATCATCGGCAGCGGGATGTCGTACCACAACCTGCGTGCGGGCTTTGGTCCTCGCACCCACCGCGCGGCGGAGGCATTCGACGTGTGGCTGCGCGAGACCGCCGTGCTCGAGGCGAAGGAGCGCGATGCCCGTCTGGTGCAGTGGGACAAGGCGCCCGCGGGCCGTCAGTCCCATCCGCGCGAGGAGCACCTGCTGCCCCTGATGGTCATCGCCGGAGCGGCGGGCGCGGACCGTGGCTCCATCGCCTACAACGGCACCTTCCTCGGCACGCCGCTGTCCGCGGTCCACTTCGCGTGA
- a CDS encoding histidine phosphatase family protein, whose amino-acid sequence MGAVYFVRHGQASFGQADYDQLSDTGFEQARVLGEVLRSRVLKLDAVFMGTLARHRQTAETCLAAMGMDVPPQVLAGFDEFNHDELLHRHTPRYADAAVLREEISKAADPRRAFQELFSQAVARWVNGPAEEYTESWPAFRQRCTQALETVLQALGPSGTALVFTSAGPISAVCQGLLHIPDEHAFQLNWTMANAAVTKVIYGERGRYLSTLNEHAHFEGARRALITYR is encoded by the coding sequence ATGGGCGCCGTGTACTTCGTCCGCCACGGCCAGGCGTCGTTCGGCCAGGCGGACTACGATCAGCTCTCCGACACCGGCTTCGAGCAGGCACGAGTGCTCGGAGAGGTGCTGCGCTCGCGGGTGCTCAAGCTGGACGCGGTCTTCATGGGCACGCTGGCGCGGCACCGGCAGACGGCCGAGACGTGCCTCGCGGCCATGGGGATGGACGTGCCTCCCCAGGTGCTGGCGGGCTTCGACGAGTTCAACCACGACGAGCTGCTGCACCGCCACACGCCGCGCTACGCGGACGCCGCCGTCCTGCGGGAGGAGATCTCGAAGGCGGCCGATCCTCGCCGGGCCTTCCAGGAGTTGTTCTCCCAGGCCGTGGCGCGCTGGGTGAATGGCCCCGCCGAGGAGTACACCGAGTCCTGGCCCGCATTCCGCCAGCGCTGCACCCAGGCGCTGGAGACAGTCCTCCAGGCGCTTGGCCCCTCCGGCACCGCGCTGGTGTTCACGTCCGCGGGACCCATCAGCGCCGTGTGCCAGGGGCTCTTGCACATCCCCGACGAGCACGCCTTCCAGCTCAACTGGACGATGGCCAACGCGGCCGTGACCAAGGTCATCTACGGCGAGCGCGGCCGCTACCTGTCCACGCTCAACGAGCACGCCCACTTCGAGGGCGCTCGCCGGGCGCTCATCACCTACCGCTGA
- a CDS encoding LysR family transcriptional regulator, translated as MSGTTDLNLLPLFVAVAETWSMSAAARNLGLPKSSVSRGVAALEESLGVQLFHRTTRKVALTTAGTAFYEKVRPHVAALRDITGGLPEQEAEPSGELRITSPVDMALTFLAPLAAEFSARYPAVQLDIRPTNQTVDLVGEGFDGALRVALKLSDSTLVARRISGLESAIYAAPTYLARRGPPRSASDVGAHDWVIHRHVKQLPPPLVAPERPRLVTDDLLFAHRAVREGMGLGLLPTFLARQDVTAGLLVRVLPTWGSKVGSLFFVHPRTEHVPRKVAAFRDFVLAFIAANPLMASGGE; from the coding sequence GTGAGTGGAACGACCGATCTGAACCTCCTCCCGCTGTTCGTGGCGGTCGCCGAGACGTGGAGCATGTCCGCGGCGGCCCGGAACCTGGGACTTCCGAAGTCCTCCGTGAGCCGGGGAGTGGCGGCGCTCGAGGAATCACTCGGCGTGCAGCTCTTCCACCGCACCACGCGCAAGGTGGCGCTGACCACGGCGGGGACGGCCTTCTACGAGAAGGTGCGGCCGCACGTCGCCGCTCTGCGCGACATCACCGGCGGCCTCCCCGAACAGGAAGCCGAGCCCTCCGGAGAGCTGAGAATCACCTCGCCCGTCGACATGGCGCTCACCTTCCTCGCTCCGCTCGCGGCGGAGTTCTCCGCGCGCTACCCGGCGGTCCAGCTCGACATCCGCCCCACCAACCAGACCGTGGACCTCGTGGGCGAGGGGTTCGACGGAGCCCTCCGCGTCGCGCTCAAGCTCTCGGACTCGACGCTCGTGGCCCGGAGGATCAGTGGCTTGGAGTCCGCCATCTACGCGGCCCCCACCTATCTCGCTCGGCGAGGCCCGCCACGAAGCGCCTCGGACGTGGGCGCGCATGACTGGGTCATCCACCGCCATGTGAAGCAATTGCCCCCGCCGCTCGTGGCACCCGAGAGGCCGCGCCTCGTCACCGACGACCTGCTCTTCGCGCATCGCGCGGTTCGCGAGGGCATGGGCCTCGGGCTCCTCCCCACCTTCCTGGCGCGTCAGGATGTGACCGCCGGACTGCTCGTCCGGGTGCTGCCCACGTGGGGAAGCAAGGTGGGCAGCCTCTTCTTCGTCCACCCCCGCACCGAGCACGTCCCCCGGAAGGTCGCCGCCTTCCGGGACTTCGTCCTCGCCTTCATCGCCGCCAATCCCCTCATGGCCAGCGGCGGCGAGTAG
- a CDS encoding acyl-CoA dehydrogenase family protein, translated as MNFEPSARSKDYLERVKRFVREHIEPAESRYMAQLHADHAGGDWRRWRVPPEMEQWKARAKAEGLWNLFLPDATLGAGLSTLEYAPIAEETGRSFLAPEVFNCNAPDTGNMEVLWRYGSEEQKKQWLQPLLAGEIRSVFCMTEPEVASSDATNMQATAVLQGDEVVLNGRKWWSSGLGHPNARIAIFMAHTPNPDLDRRQQHSMVLVPLDAPGVTVERMLPVFGDHDAPHGHGEVRFDNVRVPTSAVIGGLGRGFEIAQGRLGPGRIHHCMRCIGAAERALELMIDRGMGRTAFGKPLLNLGGNRERVADARIAIDQARLLTLYAAWKLDELGALGAMTEISAIKVVAPNVLQKVVDDAIQLHGGAGVSNDTPLAGFFAQARSLRIADGPDEVHKGVIARIELAKRGFSRS; from the coding sequence ATGAACTTCGAGCCGAGCGCCAGGAGCAAGGACTACCTCGAGCGCGTGAAGCGCTTCGTGCGCGAGCACATCGAACCCGCGGAGTCGCGCTACATGGCGCAATTGCACGCGGACCACGCGGGGGGAGACTGGCGCCGCTGGCGGGTGCCGCCCGAGATGGAGCAATGGAAGGCCCGCGCCAAGGCCGAGGGCCTGTGGAACCTGTTCCTCCCCGACGCGACGCTCGGGGCCGGGTTGAGCACCCTGGAGTACGCCCCCATCGCCGAGGAGACGGGCCGCAGCTTCCTCGCTCCCGAGGTCTTCAACTGCAACGCCCCGGACACCGGCAACATGGAAGTGCTCTGGCGCTACGGCTCCGAGGAGCAAAAGAAGCAGTGGCTCCAGCCGCTGCTGGCCGGGGAGATCCGCTCGGTGTTCTGCATGACGGAGCCGGAGGTGGCCTCCTCGGACGCCACCAACATGCAGGCCACGGCGGTGCTCCAGGGCGACGAGGTCGTACTCAACGGCCGCAAGTGGTGGTCGAGCGGCCTGGGTCACCCCAACGCCAGGATCGCCATCTTCATGGCGCACACGCCCAATCCGGACCTCGACCGCCGGCAGCAACACTCCATGGTCCTGGTGCCCCTGGACGCCCCCGGGGTGACGGTGGAGCGCATGCTGCCGGTCTTCGGTGACCACGATGCCCCCCACGGGCATGGCGAGGTGCGCTTCGACAACGTCCGGGTGCCCACCTCCGCCGTGATTGGAGGCCTCGGCCGGGGCTTCGAGATCGCCCAGGGGCGTCTGGGCCCTGGACGCATCCACCACTGCATGCGCTGCATCGGCGCGGCCGAGCGGGCCCTCGAGCTGATGATCGATCGGGGCATGGGACGCACCGCCTTCGGCAAACCGCTGCTCAACCTGGGCGGCAACCGGGAGCGCGTGGCGGATGCCCGCATCGCCATCGATCAGGCGCGCCTGCTCACGCTCTACGCGGCCTGGAAGCTGGACGAGCTGGGCGCGCTCGGGGCCATGACGGAGATCTCCGCCATCAAGGTCGTCGCGCCCAATGTGCTCCAGAAGGTGGTGGACGACGCCATCCAGTTGCATGGCGGCGCCGGGGTGTCGAACGATACGCCGCTCGCGGGCTTCTTCGCCCAGGCGCGCAGCCTGCGCATCGCGGACGGACCGGACGAAGTGCACAAGGGCGTCATCGCCCGCATCGAACTCGCCAAGCGCGGATTTTCCCGGAGCTGA
- a CDS encoding NUDIX hydrolase — MTDQTPLPIRPIARALVFDPRDRLLLIAYQSVHAKGPDGAPKTFWFMPGGGLEPGESHVEACRRELSEEIGREAEIGPQIAACDGPFRLFRRARDARERYFLVRLPDDQVDTSRLAETEDNPVLGTRWWTIDELSATQEHIEPAGLADLARTVIAGHLPDHPVLLSWRDA; from the coding sequence ATGACCGACCAGACCCCATTGCCCATCCGCCCCATCGCCCGTGCCCTCGTCTTCGACCCGAGGGACCGGCTCTTGCTGATCGCCTACCAGTCCGTCCACGCGAAGGGGCCGGACGGCGCGCCGAAGACCTTCTGGTTCATGCCGGGCGGTGGCCTGGAGCCGGGCGAGAGCCACGTCGAGGCCTGCAGGCGGGAGCTGTCCGAGGAGATCGGCCGGGAGGCCGAGATCGGCCCCCAGATCGCGGCCTGTGACGGGCCCTTCCGCCTGTTCCGCAGGGCGCGCGACGCGCGGGAGCGCTACTTCCTGGTGCGACTGCCCGACGATCAGGTCGATACCAGCCGCCTCGCCGAGACCGAGGACAACCCGGTGCTTGGCACTCGCTGGTGGACGATTGACGAGCTGAGCGCGACCCAGGAGCACATCGAGCCCGCGGGGCTCGCGGACCTGGCGAGGACGGTGATCGCGGGACATCTCCCCGACCACCCCGTCCTGCTGTCCTGGCGGGACGCCTGA
- a CDS encoding LysR family transcriptional regulator, with the protein MNRAQESSRLTGLDLNLFRVFDVVLQERSLTRAAEVLFLSQSAVSHALARLREQLGEPLFVREGRGVAPTPLAERLAPEIREALTLLQQAVHRTRQFEPGRDVVELAIAMNDELEPSLLPGLLERLRASAPKVRVTSVRVERAKLERDLASGRLDLAIDVAQPTSVGLLHAPLLRDSFRVVSARRRKLDLAAYLAARHVTVSSRRTGLALEDLVLNRLGHQREIAVRCQHYEAACRIVAGSDLLLTMPRRHAEAIAAPLGNHLLPMPLELPPLEIHLYWHRQTDLDPRGRWLREQVLALTEA; encoded by the coding sequence ATGAATCGGGCTCAGGAGTCCTCGCGCCTCACGGGGCTGGATCTCAACCTCTTCCGGGTGTTCGACGTTGTCCTCCAGGAGCGCAGCCTCACCCGGGCCGCGGAAGTGCTCTTCCTGAGCCAGTCCGCCGTGAGCCACGCGTTGGCGAGGCTGCGGGAACAACTCGGCGAGCCGCTGTTCGTCCGGGAGGGGAGGGGGGTGGCGCCCACGCCGCTCGCGGAACGGCTCGCGCCGGAGATCCGCGAGGCGCTCACGCTCCTCCAGCAGGCGGTGCACCGCACCCGCCAGTTCGAGCCCGGGCGGGACGTCGTCGAGCTGGCGATCGCCATGAACGATGAACTGGAGCCCTCCCTGCTGCCCGGGCTCCTCGAGCGCCTGCGGGCGAGTGCGCCGAAGGTGCGTGTCACCAGCGTCCGGGTCGAGCGGGCGAAGCTGGAGCGGGATCTCGCCTCGGGCCGGTTGGACCTGGCGATCGACGTGGCCCAGCCCACGAGTGTCGGACTGCTCCACGCGCCCCTGTTGCGCGACAGCTTCCGCGTGGTGAGCGCCCGGCGGCGCAAGCTGGACCTCGCGGCGTACCTGGCGGCCCGGCACGTCACCGTGTCCTCGCGGCGCACGGGCCTGGCCCTGGAGGATCTGGTGCTCAACCGCCTGGGCCACCAGCGGGAGATCGCCGTGCGCTGTCAGCACTACGAGGCGGCGTGCCGCATCGTCGCGGGCTCGGATCTGCTGCTGACCATGCCCCGGCGCCACGCGGAGGCCATCGCCGCGCCCCTGGGCAACCACCTGCTGCCGATGCCGCTCGAGCTTCCTCCCCTGGAAATCCACCTCTACTGGCACCGGCAGACGGACCTGGACCCCCGGGGCCGATGGCTGCGCGAGCAGGTGCTCGCCCTGACAGAGGCGTGA
- a CDS encoding SDR family oxidoreductase codes for MSHKRVFITGGASGLGRAIALRYAQAGWRVCIGDVHAQRGAEALAELQALSPRSLFLTCDVTREEDLREVATRLTAEWDGVDVVVNNAGVAQAGTIDEVPIADWQWVLEINLLGVVRGCHVFTPLFKRQGHGHFVNVASMAGLLDMPRMSCYNASKAAVVSLSETLQNEFVGTNIGVSLVCPSFFKTNLAESLRTTNPGTRQFVEKLLSRSKLTAGDIAEQIFQAVEKREFYVLPHAQGRQAWLLKRLLPRRLYTELLKSQMSKMRTGGASPSA; via the coding sequence ATGAGCCACAAGCGCGTTTTCATCACCGGCGGAGCCAGTGGGCTGGGGCGGGCCATCGCCCTGCGCTATGCCCAGGCCGGCTGGCGGGTGTGCATTGGCGACGTCCACGCCCAGCGAGGCGCGGAAGCCCTGGCGGAGCTCCAGGCCCTCTCGCCCCGCTCGCTCTTCCTCACCTGCGATGTGACCCGCGAGGAGGATCTGCGCGAGGTGGCCACGCGGCTCACGGCCGAATGGGACGGCGTCGACGTGGTGGTCAACAACGCGGGCGTCGCCCAGGCGGGCACCATCGACGAGGTGCCCATCGCCGACTGGCAGTGGGTGCTGGAGATCAACCTCCTGGGCGTGGTGCGCGGCTGCCACGTGTTCACGCCGCTGTTCAAGCGCCAGGGCCATGGTCACTTCGTCAACGTGGCCTCCATGGCCGGGCTGCTCGATATGCCCAGGATGAGCTGCTACAACGCCTCTAAGGCGGCGGTCGTCTCGCTGTCCGAGACGCTGCAGAACGAGTTCGTCGGCACGAATATCGGCGTGAGCCTCGTCTGCCCGTCCTTCTTCAAGACCAACCTCGCCGAATCCCTGCGCACCACGAACCCCGGCACGCGCCAGTTCGTGGAGAAGCTGCTGTCGCGCTCGAAGCTCACGGCGGGGGACATCGCGGAGCAGATCTTCCAGGCCGTGGAGAAGCGCGAGTTCTACGTCCTTCCCCATGCACAGGGCCGTCAGGCGTGGCTGCTCAAGCGCCTGCTGCCGCGTCGGCTCTACACCGAACTGCTCAAGTCGCAGATGAGCAAGATGCGCACGGGCGGCGCCTCTCCGTCCGCCTGA
- a CDS encoding phosphotransferase family protein, whose translation MSQTQITDQAGAVRAGEELDVAAVDAWLKTQEPSLHGTPEVTQYSGGASNWTYRLKYPERDLILRRPPSGTKAKSAHDMAREYSVQKALKPVYPAVPTMVGLCQDASVIGTDFYVMDRIPGLIPRKHLPRGLSLSEAQTRELCLHVIDKLIELHQVDPRQAGLSALGKGPGYPRRQIEGWSERYEKARTWNVPSFRYVRDWLREHTPEDIATRVIHNDWRFDNVVLDPDRPTEVIGVLDWEMATVGDPLMDLGNTLAYWVHADDDVFLRTTRRQPTHLPGMLRREEVVAYYLERTGLKPDHWIFYEVYGLFRLAVIAQQIYYRYHHKQTRNPAFKNFWVLINYLHWRCRWLIHREGR comes from the coding sequence ATGTCCCAGACCCAGATCACCGACCAGGCAGGAGCCGTGCGCGCGGGCGAGGAGCTCGACGTCGCGGCCGTGGACGCATGGCTCAAGACCCAGGAGCCCTCGCTGCACGGCACGCCCGAGGTGACCCAGTACTCGGGGGGCGCCTCCAATTGGACCTACCGGTTGAAGTACCCCGAGCGCGACCTCATCCTGCGCCGGCCCCCCTCGGGCACCAAGGCGAAGTCCGCGCACGACATGGCCCGCGAGTACTCGGTGCAGAAGGCGCTCAAGCCCGTCTATCCGGCGGTGCCCACCATGGTGGGCCTGTGCCAGGACGCGTCCGTCATCGGCACCGACTTCTACGTGATGGACCGCATCCCGGGCTTGATTCCCCGCAAGCACCTGCCCCGGGGTCTGTCCTTGAGCGAGGCACAGACTCGCGAGCTGTGCCTGCACGTCATCGACAAGCTGATCGAGCTGCACCAGGTGGACCCCCGGCAGGCGGGGCTCTCGGCGCTGGGCAAGGGCCCTGGCTATCCCCGGCGGCAGATCGAGGGCTGGTCCGAGCGCTACGAGAAGGCCCGCACCTGGAACGTGCCGAGCTTCCGCTACGTGCGCGACTGGCTGCGCGAGCACACCCCCGAGGACATCGCCACCCGCGTCATCCACAACGACTGGCGCTTCGACAACGTGGTGCTGGATCCGGACCGGCCCACCGAGGTCATCGGCGTGCTCGACTGGGAGATGGCCACGGTGGGGGATCCGCTGATGGACCTGGGCAACACCCTCGCCTACTGGGTGCACGCGGACGACGACGTGTTCCTGCGCACGACGCGCCGCCAGCCCACCCACCTGCCCGGGATGCTCCGGCGCGAGGAGGTGGTCGCGTACTACCTGGAGCGCACGGGCCTCAAGCCCGACCATTGGATCTTCTATGAGGTGTACGGCCTGTTCCGCCTCGCGGTGATCGCCCAGCAGATCTACTACCGCTACCACCACAAGCAGACGCGCAACCCGGCGTTCAAGAACTTCTGGGTGCTCATCAACTACCTGCACTGGCGCTGCCGCTGGCTCATCCATCGCGAGGGCCGCTGA
- a CDS encoding alpha/beta fold hydrolase — MDWEGKAGKELAAFVVGKGGVSGEELRRWMGEVLPGAMVPGRVKGVERLPLTSNGKVDKAALREWAGQEEEGGREPEEAPRTREEKELAEVWEEVLGRKKVGRRENYFALGGDSIKAIRMGAKLRERGWRVEVREVFTHPTVEELAGCMRREGEKAKKQEEVKGEVELTPVQRWWAGKVEKEHWSHFNNAVLLKVEKVEVGALRRALEAVGRQHDALRLRWRQGEEAGVRQEYAQEGAARELGEGLVEVEVKGGEWRKELEREAEKLQGSLSLEKGPVARAGLIHTPEGERVLWVVHHVAVDAVSWGVLVEDLGAAYRQCEAGAEQVVLPEKTDSFQSWSRALRDYAGSAEVHADKSYWAGVDAEVKRLGPLPSEGARGTGVEGDVARLRVELDEERTSILLRVAGILGRLGMNGLLVTGLARAFHDWTGEPRLALAMEGHGRERIPGGLDVSRTVGWFTSIYPVVIDSRPAESTSEQLHSVLRSLRGAARRGLSYGLLRGDSSPLGAEPPMGFNYLGEETHGSDVSGGFVEADEATGSSRSPHARRLREIEIDVLVRDGRLQLQLAYNGRAFPESRMRRLAEGSVHEAVEVARSVSPRSVEAERVRLYLLPFAGGSVDAYGPLLAGLGREVDVVPVELPGRGARSAERSLESLGAMTEFVLERIRADGGGPYALFGHSLGALLAYEVARAASAAGLDAPRHVFCGGLGAPWRIPPREGPRSDSELLSGTNRPPPTPEARDRLLEVLRADIGAVDRYRHQPGCASNAPLTLLAGEQEGISDEDLLAWREAAPGGFTVRRFEGGHGFLFEHVARITELISETLSE, encoded by the coding sequence GTGGATTGGGAGGGGAAGGCGGGCAAGGAGCTGGCGGCCTTCGTGGTGGGCAAAGGCGGGGTGAGTGGGGAGGAACTGCGGCGGTGGATGGGGGAGGTACTGCCGGGGGCGATGGTGCCGGGGAGAGTGAAGGGCGTGGAGCGGCTGCCGCTGACGAGCAACGGCAAGGTGGACAAGGCCGCGCTGCGCGAGTGGGCGGGGCAGGAGGAGGAAGGCGGAAGGGAACCGGAGGAGGCGCCGAGGACGCGGGAGGAGAAGGAGCTGGCGGAGGTGTGGGAGGAGGTGCTGGGTCGCAAGAAGGTGGGGAGGAGGGAGAACTACTTCGCGTTGGGAGGAGACTCCATCAAGGCCATCCGGATGGGGGCGAAGTTGAGGGAGAGGGGATGGAGGGTGGAGGTGAGGGAAGTCTTCACACACCCGACGGTGGAGGAGTTGGCGGGGTGCATGAGGAGGGAGGGGGAGAAGGCGAAGAAGCAGGAGGAAGTGAAGGGAGAGGTGGAGCTGACGCCGGTGCAGAGGTGGTGGGCGGGGAAGGTGGAGAAGGAGCACTGGAGCCACTTCAACAACGCGGTGCTGTTGAAGGTGGAGAAGGTAGAGGTGGGAGCGCTGAGGAGGGCGCTGGAGGCGGTGGGGAGGCAGCACGACGCGCTGAGGCTGCGCTGGAGGCAGGGAGAAGAAGCAGGGGTGAGGCAGGAGTACGCACAGGAGGGAGCGGCGAGGGAGTTGGGAGAGGGGCTGGTGGAAGTGGAGGTGAAGGGAGGGGAGTGGAGGAAGGAGCTGGAGAGGGAGGCGGAGAAGCTGCAGGGGAGCCTGAGCCTGGAGAAGGGGCCGGTGGCGAGGGCGGGGCTGATACACACGCCGGAGGGGGAGAGGGTGTTGTGGGTGGTGCACCACGTGGCGGTGGACGCGGTGTCGTGGGGGGTGCTGGTGGAGGACCTGGGGGCGGCGTACCGGCAGTGTGAGGCGGGGGCGGAGCAGGTGGTGCTGCCGGAGAAGACGGACTCCTTCCAATCCTGGTCCCGCGCTCTTCGCGACTACGCTGGGAGTGCCGAGGTCCATGCCGACAAGTCCTACTGGGCCGGGGTGGACGCCGAAGTGAAGCGGCTGGGTCCTCTTCCGAGCGAAGGCGCCAGGGGCACGGGGGTGGAGGGTGACGTCGCGAGGCTCCGGGTCGAACTGGACGAGGAGCGCACCTCTATTCTTCTACGCGTGGCGGGGATCCTCGGACGGCTCGGAATGAATGGCCTGCTCGTCACCGGACTCGCGCGTGCCTTCCACGACTGGACGGGCGAACCTCGACTCGCACTGGCCATGGAAGGACACGGCCGTGAGCGCATCCCGGGAGGGCTGGATGTAAGCCGGACGGTGGGCTGGTTCACCTCGATCTACCCCGTCGTCATCGACTCGAGGCCTGCCGAGAGCACCAGCGAGCAACTGCACTCGGTGCTGCGGAGCTTGCGTGGCGCGGCCCGGCGAGGTCTGTCCTACGGGCTCCTGCGGGGCGATTCGAGCCCACTCGGGGCCGAGCCACCGATGGGCTTCAACTACCTGGGTGAGGAAACCCACGGGAGTGATGTCTCGGGCGGCTTCGTCGAAGCGGATGAGGCAACGGGCTCCAGCCGGAGTCCTCATGCGCGACGGCTCCGGGAGATCGAGATCGACGTCCTCGTCCGGGACGGACGCCTTCAGCTCCAGCTCGCGTACAACGGACGGGCGTTCCCGGAGTCCCGCATGAGGCGCCTGGCAGAGGGCTCGGTGCATGAGGCGGTCGAGGTGGCGCGGAGTGTGTCGCCGCGGTCCGTCGAGGCCGAGCGCGTCCGCCTGTACCTCCTGCCGTTCGCGGGGGGGAGCGTGGATGCCTATGGGCCGCTCCTGGCTGGCCTCGGGCGCGAGGTCGACGTCGTCCCCGTGGAACTCCCGGGCCGGGGGGCACGCTCCGCCGAGCGGTCGCTGGAGAGTCTGGGGGCCATGACGGAATTCGTGCTGGAGCGCATCCGCGCCGACGGCGGTGGGCCATACGCCCTGTTCGGACACAGCCTGGGGGCATTGCTGGCGTACGAGGTGGCGCGCGCCGCCAGCGCCGCCGGCCTGGACGCGCCCCGCCACGTCTTCTGCGGGGGTCTGGGCGCGCCGTGGCGGATCCCTCCCCGGGAAGGGCCGCGCTCGGACTCGGAGTTGCTCTCCGGAACGAACCGGCCACCTCCCACCCCCGAGGCGCGAGACCGGCTCCTGGAGGTGCTTCGGGCGGACATCGGCGCGGTCGATCGCTACCGCCACCAGCCGGGTTGCGCCTCGAACGCGCCCCTGACGCTGCTGGCCGGGGAGCAGGAGGGAATCTCGGACGAGGATCTCCTGGCGTGGCGGGAGGCGGCTCCGGGCGGGTTCACCGTGCGGCGCTTCGAGGGAGGCCACGGGTTCCTCTTCGAGCACGTGGCCCGCATCACGGAACTCATCTCCGAGACCTTGTCGGAGTGA